From the genome of Nicotiana sylvestris chromosome 2, ASM39365v2, whole genome shotgun sequence, one region includes:
- the LOC138883247 gene encoding uncharacterized protein gives MWDKLEVTYKGTNKVKETRINLFVHEYELFQMKDGESAEDRFSMFSKILGDLKYFGRTIKRGEQVRKILRSLPTIWQPKVIAIECQDLDKMSYDELRGDLIDFEKTHLDRQIQQEKKTQLPSKQLWLNQKIKKKRKEENK, from the coding sequence ATGTGGGACAAATTGGAAGTCACATATAAAGGGACCAACAAGGTAAAAGAAACGAGGATAAATCTCTTCGTTCATGAGTATGAGCTATTTCAAATGAAGGACGGAGAATCTGCGGAAGATAGGTTCTCCATGTTTAGCAAAATTCTTGGAGATCTCAAATATTTTGGTAGAACAATAAAAAGAGGAGAACAAGTCAGAAAGATTCTTAGAAGTCTACCTACGATTTGGCAGCCAAAGGTCATCGCTATCGAATGTCAGGATCTTGACAAAATGTCTTATGATGAACTCAGAGGTGACTTAATAGATTTTGAGAAAACTCACTTGGATAGACAGATTCAACAAGAAAAGAAAACACAGTTGCCTTCAAAGCAACTGTGGCTGAACCAGAAgataaagaagaagaggaaggagGAGAATAAATGA